The following nucleotide sequence is from candidate division KSB1 bacterium.
ATTCGCGTCCTGGGCGGGAGCAATCGCAAGTACGGCACGGTGGGGGACGTGATTGTGGTCTCCGTGAAGTCCGCGGTTCCCGGTGGCTCGGTGAAGAAGGGCGATATCAGCAAGGCGGTGATCGTGCGCACCCGCAAGGAGATTCGGCGGCCGGACGGCTCGCTGATCCGCTTCGACGACAACGCGGCCGTTCTGATCAATGATGCCCTCGAGCCTCGGGGGACCCGTATCTTTGGGCCGGTGGCCAGGGAACTCCGGGAGAAGGAGTTCATGAAGATCGTCTCTCTGGCCCCGGAGGTCCTCTAACTGGAGATGCAAGAGGACGTAAGCTATGCACGTTCGGAAAGGTGATCAGGTTTTGGTTTTGAGCGGCGTCTACAAGGGGAAGATCTCTCGCGTGCTGAAGGTCTTCCCCGAGACCCAGCGCGTGGTGGTCGAGGGTGTGAATTTCATCAAGCGGCACACACGACCTTCGCAGCAGAATCCCCAGGGCGGAAT
It contains:
- the rplN gene encoding 50S ribosomal protein L14, whose amino-acid sequence is MIQQESRLNVADNTGAKEVLCIRVLGGSNRKYGTVGDVIVVSVKSAVPGGSVKKGDISKAVIVRTRKEIRRPDGSLIRFDDNAAVLINDALEPRGTRIFGPVARELREKEFMKIVSLAPEVL
- the rplX gene encoding 50S ribosomal protein L24 → MHVRKGDQVLVLSGVYKGKISRVLKVFPETQRVVVEGVNFIKRHTRPSQQNPQGGIIEKEAPIHASKVMVICPKCNRPTRVGRRTVWNERRQKNEHVRFCKKCGEMIVSNP